The nucleotide window AGGCTCACATGGAATATGCCCAGCAGGGTCCCCTCCCAAAGAAATTGGTACATCAGGAAGAGGGTAAGGTCTACCCAAAAGGAGGCTAGCGGGGCTTAGGGTGGACACCTGCATCTTCGGGAGAAAGTGACGGCAGGTGGCCATGGTGGGTTGGTATGGCCAGTCAGCCCCAGGCCTTATGGCTTTTGTCCTAGAACATCCTGGCCTGGGTCCCCAGGCAAGCCCTGGTTAGTTTGAGGGAAAGTTCAAAATCTCCACCAGGGGGCAGCATGCCCCAACGTGCCCTTGGATGATCAAAGTGGTCATCTCTTGGTGAACTGCTCCTAGTGGCCCCAGAGACCCAGTACTTCATGTGGTGAGGCTCTTGATTGGATTTTgccatgtagtccaggatggcctgagacttattttgtagcccagactggcttcagaccGGCTATCCTCATGTCTCAGCCAcattgtggttttttgtttgtttgtttgtttgtttgttttttgtttttttccagccaggcggatctctgtgagttcaagatctctgtagctttggagcctgctggcctcgaactcacagagatctgtctgcctctgcctcctgagtgctgggattagaggcgtgcaccactaccgcctggcgtCTCCCTCGTTCTTAAAGGCTTGCCAGATAAAATACAGGATGCTGTAGGGACAGGGATGTTTGAAAAAGCAatatgagaaaaaggaaaagctatATAAAAACTACTACTTTACAAACTCCCTAAAAATACATGTATTCAGAAAGTTTCATTAACATTTCCTTACACAGAATGTTCCTCCCAGAAGCTGTAGATaattaaaaagccagtgccaagTGTGGGACACCTTTTGTCATGGTGTTGGTGTGGGGTCCACAGACGCCCTCCCCTCCAGACCTTACTAGGATAGGTAAGACTcagctgctgaagacaccacacactttgatcACAGAACATGAAGAGATCAAGCTGGTATTGGCCTGGAAACATCCTCCCTGATGGCTAGATTTCACAGTGCCAGGAGGTGCTGTGAAGGCTGACAGCATAGAAAAGTCATCAAGAATCTTATTTCCCAGATGTGAATGGTGTAAGCTACAATAGTGAGCAGCCTGgaaagatatgcccactggtgcaatgaTGGCATGGATCTTATTGGGGTAATGAACAGCGTTCTAATTGGAATTATGGTGTATTCAGCAGGAGTCAACTGTACCTGGTATTGTAAACCTGACCAAGGATCCGTAGCTGGGGAGGTCATAgaactattattttgctaaatatagtatatatttatatatagtatagTATCAcaatacctttttttgttttttgtttttgtttatttgtttttgttttttgttttggtggagctgaggatcgaatccagggccttgtgcttgctaggcaagcactctaccactgagctaaatccccaaccccacaataCCTTTTAAATACTTAACCTTTTAGCCATATGCAACTCTCACCCTCCTCAGAGTAACTTTACACAGCACATGGTGGtgaatacagagactcacaactgatAAAGTGCAGAGTAAGTGACTGTGGACATTTGTGTCACTCCCTCCGCTGCAAggcacagaagagggcacaggacgtctgtcagagccagaggctggggaAGGTTGCTGGGAAATGATGTCAGGGCACTCATAAACTCACAATAGCTGTAGTTGCCAGCACACCTTCAGACAATACTCCGAATGTAAAGGGAAGGGGCTCATGAGGCCCGCCACTGagctgaagagctattggtaGCTGATGGCCTCTGGAAGAAAGAGGTTATCTTCTTCAACAGTGTGACCCATGGCAGTTGCCCATGCTACAGTGGGTGAAACCCTATGTCTGTGAGCGCTGGGCATATGGATGGCACtaattagactcagtgggttagagaaacaaaagaagacaCAGAGTTCAGAGAATGTGTATGCTGGGGATTCTGGAAGGATCTGGAATGGGAGAAGGAGGAGTAAACATGATCTAAACACACTGTATTTCTTCGTGAAATTACCAAGAAACGAGTAAAGAGTTTTGGAAAGTTGTGGGATGTTCACCTAGACGTTAATGTTAGGTAATGAATGCATTCTAATTACCATCCATCGCCACCCTTTTACTCTTTCAAAGTCTGacagctttctcttcctcccctcttttgTGATTCCAGTTACTTTGCCCTCCCCTGCCTACTCAGGAAGGAGGAGTCTTATCCTGTTTGGAAAGTCACTCAGGAACCTGGAGGTCAAAGCACCTTGGCTCTGGTCCAATTCTACCATCCACAGGCTGAAGAAAATGGGGCCAGTGCTGTTGGAAGCTCGGTTCCTGTCCTGGCTAGTCTTATATCAAcatgacacaatctagagtcatctgagagaagggagccgtgactgagaaaatgccatcacaagatctggctgtaaggcattttctcaattagtgatcaataggggagggtccagcccatggtgggaggTGCCAATCCTGGtatggtggttctgggttctgtaagaaagcaggctgagcaagccatgaggagcaagccagtaagcagcactcctccatggcctctgcatcagctcctgccgccaggttcctgccctcactgcttttgatgatgatgaactgttatgtggaactgtgagtgaaataaacccttttcccccccaagttgcttttggtcagggtgtttcatcacagcaatagaaaccctaagacaattcCTATCTAGAAGATGGGTATAAGAGCCTGTGCCCTTAAGTGTGTGCACAACTCTGCTCCCCTCCACAGAATAACAATAGTTTGGTGAGAGTCAGGCTTCACACTCAGCATTCAGCTAGTTCCCACAGTGCATCTCCTGGTACCAGCAGAGCCCCTGGGTTCTGGCCCATTCTCATCCTCTGGACTGATCATTTCTTGGCAAGATTTGTGTCAGGAGCCAGGGATTCAAGCCAGTGTCTATGTATCTTGCACGGGGCAGGAAGTCTATAAAAAGGGACTGGAGGGCTGGGATACCCAGTACATTCTGCTGAAAGATGCAGGACAATCAAACCATTCCTTATCTCCTTGTCAGAGGAGAGCCTTTTCAGGGGGCATCATGGTACACTTTAGAGCAATGCCTTCTGActaaataaagaactaaaaagcTCAGGTCCTAGATTTGCTATTTAAAACTATGTGACATTGAGTGGCTagttcagcctctctgagcccagTTTCTTCATTCATAAAGCGGCTTTAATCAAGCGTATTGGGGTGGTGTGAAGATGTGGTGTGAGCTAAACTTGTAAAGTACTTTAAACAGTGATGATCCTCACCAAACAATagctgttgttactgttttgcCCAGCAGCAGAGAGAGTAGGATGTGACTTCTTTTGCTTCGGGGAAAATGATTTTAATTGCTTAAAATGTGAGCTGTGAGCTCAAAAGGAAGGAGGTATTTATGGGAATAATGGGCCAGGCAAAGTCAGGAGCAGGTGCCTCCTGCCAGAGGTGTGGAGCTTTTGTGTCCGAAACTCCCAAAGGAACATACCGCTGTCAGGTTGGATGGCCTGGGTCTTCACCAAGTGTGGCTCTGTCCGGGGTGCTGAAATCtgctctctggtctctgccttaCGGCTCCTGTGAGCCACGTGCTCCCTGCCTGTTTAACTTACAGGAATACACTAAACATCTACTATATAGTGAGTGGAAGTAAAAGGGATTCATCTAATCTTCAGCTCAAGTTGCTCGCAGCTCACAGGGAGGGAGCCAAGCACAAATGTCTTAGGATAGATGAGGTCAAGTAGAGTCATTTTCCTATTCTCGGGCCTCAGTGACATCCGTATCTCATCCTCcttcttgcttctttctcttccacaATCTTTATACCCTCCAACCGTCCATACTTTTAAAATTCGATTACAGTAGATACATCTTCTCCATGTTATCTTTCTCTACTCGCTGGTGTCACGTAGTCAGCCGGACTAATGATCAATTTTAGGAATGAAAGGGAGGGTAGAGAGAAAACCGAGGTTGGGGGTCTCTGAGAAATGGAGGATCCACCTAGACAGGGGTGAGCTCCTCATCATATTTCTGCATGCCCTCGTCTGGGAGAAGCACTTCCACTGTGAAGCTGACCTTCTTGGCATGGACGAAGCTATAGGTATTGTCAAAGCGCAGGACATCTAGGAGACAAATGGGAGATTAGTTCCCAGTGGTTATGCTTGCCAACCTGGGGCAACTTCCCACTGCACCTGTTACCTGCCCGTGGGACCTGTCACCCTGAGCAGAGCCCGTAAACTGACATTACCTCCTCCTGGCATTCACCCAAGCCGGTCTTTAGTTGCATCAACAGATAGTGAGGACAATGGGTGTTAATTACATCCCATTGTTTTCACATCTGCATGCTCACATCATGAGGCAGACCTTGATTGCAACAGAAGCCTAGGGGCTGGGCCAAGCCTGAGGTAATGGTCTTCACCCTCAGACGACGGGTGATCCAAAAACAGTCCTTCCCAGATAGGTCAGAATTCTACACTTGTGAGCCTGACATGCAGCTGAGATAGCATGGCATTCAGCTTTGAGGCTGTGCATAAgttggcttgcttctcatggcctcACAGAGGGAAAACCTGCCCTATTATCCTTTGCTTATGTCCTGTGGCCCAAGCTCTCAATCCTTCAGGGCTCGAGTGTTTCTGATCCTTGGCGCATACTAGGTGTTCATGAATATGGCTTGGGAGCAAATGAAAGCTCTAACCCGGACTGCAGGTCCTGGCATATGTCTGGGGAAAGGGGCCACTGCCCATGTTCATCCTTTAAACCACATGGAAGGTGGCTCCTGTCTTCAAAGCCCATGCacagcggggtgggggggtggactTACAGACACCAGCCTCTGCGCAGGTGAGGCTCCCGTCCTCAGGTACCATGTGGGCATTGTAGCGCTGGCTGGTTAGCACCTCAGTCATCTCCCCGGCTTTCTGCCTCTCCCCCATCTTGGTCTTGAGGAAAATTCCGAAGCCGATGTCTGCACCATCAGATGAGAACTGCCACCTGGGGGAGATCGGGTTGCTGCTCAGTGTGTTTGGTCCCTGAGGGGTCGCCATGGGAGGAACGACGGTCTGTCCTTACCTGAGGACACAGCCTGGAAACAGGATCTCATATTCCACCTGGTGTGAGGAGCCACGGCTGATCTGCACTGAGTGCTCATACTGAGTCTTCACCTGGTCCCGCACGTACATGGACTTGGGGATCTCCCCACCATAGTTGATCTACAACAGAGTCTAGGGTCATTTCTCCTGCCAGAGACACTCTTATCATCATTGGGAAGATTTCTGCTCCCCTTCCCCAAATTCTTTCCTGGCTCTCTGGGCTGGGCCAGCACTTCCCTTGGAAGCTTCTTCTTCCAGCTTATTTCCAAATCAAAACTCCATTtcatctttctctgtgtatcttctCAGGAGCTCTCATAAGTCCCAATAAGCTGGACCCACCCAGCTCAGTACCTGGTCTCTATACCCAGAGGTCTATCTGGATATGTTTGTGGAATGAATAGGTGGATGGGAAAGGAACCCATCTCTTCTATCCTCCAACTCCTTCCTATCCTCAGGCTCTGTATACCTTGGTCAAACATTTGGGGTTCCCATCTGGATCAGTCAGAGTTCCCCCAAAATGAGCAGGCAGTTCCTCAGGACTGATGAGTTTCAGCAAACCTTCCTTCCAGCTGTCTGGGAGCAGGGAGATTGAATGGTGGTTATCACACTTGGAAAGGACCAAACAGCCCCCACACCAGCCAGGATACCCTGAACTTGTGTCTGCTAGCTCTCTGTGAGTTAGGCTGCTGGGGATAACTCCCAGGTCTCCTAGACCTCGGGGCTATTGGAAATGGCTTTCATAGCATCCAGTTGCTATCGAAACATGTTTATCCTTGGCTTTTGGGCTTGGACATTCTTGAAGGTCTCCCAGTCACAAAAGCTGAAAGTTGCTTCATTGTCTCAAGGGGACTGTAAAGCCCTGTGAGTTCAGGACCTTGTTGAGATTACCCAGTCAGGAAGTCAGATCTTGTGGTGGGAGTAGCTCTGTCCAGGGAGACCTCTGTTCCTTTCATCACCACAACTGGACATAAGACCCATTACATTCATATGTGAACCTCTAGGGGttctgggtcctggggattgctGTGGTCCTAGCCCTGTGGCTAACCTAAATTGACCTTATAGCTGTGGAATATTTCTTCTCTCCAGTTGGAAATATCACAATGTCTGGAATGCTGGGGCCAAATGTATTGAGCCTTGTGGGGCACCAAGGGGAGTAGAGGGCATAGACTTGGGTTCATACTGTGTCAGGATTTGGTGCCTCCCCACAACGAGGCTATCTCGTCATCCATCAAGCTGTCCTTCATAGTGAAACTGGGTAGAGGTAGGAGCTGAGGTgttgggaagaaagagaaatcgAGGAATATAAGACTCCCATCCCCATTTCTAGATCACATAATTAGATGATCTGAACATTCTGCATGAGAGATGGTTTTACTCTAAGCTCAGGCTCACTGATTTATTCTTGAGaattagttttcttcattttatcctatctatctatctatctatctatctatctatctatctatctatctatctatctacccatctatctatctacctatctatctatctatctatctatctatctatctatctatctatctatctatctatctatctacctatctatctatctatctatctatctacctacctatctatctatctatctatctatctatctatctatctatctatctacctacctatctatctatctatctacctacctatctatctatctatctatctatctatctatctatctatctatctatctatctatctatctacctatctacctatctatctatctatctatctatctatctatctatctatctatctatctatctatcatctagccatcatttatctatcatcaatctatttatctatcaatcatctatcatctaacaatcatctattatctatctgtctgtctatcaatatctatcatctatctatctatctatctatctatctatctatctatctatctatctacttattttacCTTGCCAtggatagaactcagggcctcatatgTGCTGGGAAAGTACTTGGCTGAGCTATACCCACAACCCACTTCTGCTACTTTTAAAAGCAATTCTTGTCAGAGCAATGAAATACAATTGTAGTCTCGGCACTcatgagactgaggcaggaagatggtgagtttgaggccactctgtctcaaaaaacaaaacaaaaaataaaagtaagttgtTTTTCTTACTTATAGTAATATGCAAaattgagaaaacaggaaaagacaaacaatacCTTTAAGAACATCATCTATTCTGTTTGTATTTCCTTCTAaacacctgtttgttttgtacgcaattgttttattatttttaaatcatatttatttatttattttgtgtgtggaggggtcACATATCACATCACacgtgtagaagtcagaggagaactcatgggaatcagttttctccttctcctgtgtGGGTTCCGTGTGGCACTTGGGTCATCAGCCTGGTGGCGGCTGAGCATTACTCTGACCCAGTACACTtagttttagaaaaacaaaccatACTTTCCCTTGGcttgtgtgtaggtgcacatgtgtgtgtacatcatcatgcatgcacatatgtgcaccttaatggaggtcagagggtaacctATAACAGCATTCTTCAGGGCCTatctactttgattttttttttcaagatgagtctctcattggcctgggatCACCAATCAGGCCAGGcttctggccagtgagccctagggaccttcctgtctccccatcctcagtgctgggattacaaagaaTGTGCTAGCACactcaggtttttctttttaccaTGAATTCTGAGGTGAGAACTCAGTCTGCCCTGCTTCAAGGCAGGCAATCACTAAGTGAGCCTTCCCCACCCACCATATGGCTTTCTGAtctacttccattttttttcccacttggCAATATTTCTTTTGCCATCATTCAGTTGTGAATTTCTGGGTAGGGTGGTACACTCTTGTAATCAGCTAGAGgaagggggatcaggagttcaaggttctCTTTGGCTACTtcgtgagttagaagccagcatgagctacatgaTAGCctgcctcaaagaacaaaacaaaacaacaaaaagcaatatCCAGCCACTGCACAGCTTCTGCAGCTGCCCAGAATTCACTGAGTGGATGCATCATTCTGCACTTATCCAGACCCTTTGTGTCCGACTGCCTTCTCTGAATCTTGGCTACTTCTCCTGCTTTTCCTCCTCAGCCTGAGTTGCCATTAGAAGAACTGGTGTCCAAGTGCAGAAGGGAAGCCAGGTCACATAGAGAGCCAAGGTTGAGAGGCAACAGAGCAGAAACTtacaggggtgggggggcatgGATGCCTTCCTCCCAACTCAACCAAGGACTAAGGCAGAGAATAAGGCTTAGGAGATGACTTGGCCCTACATGATGAGCCCCATCTTACTGTGGGAAGAAGGAGCCTGTGACTGCTAGTACATGCTGAGTACTGGAAGGGATGACGGACCAACGTCACTCTAAAGCTGATGTGTGAGGCATAGAGCCAGGGCCACTAGAACAACTTACTTCCCAACACCACAATTTTCCTCCGTGTGTCCTCACTCAGGAATGGCTTCATGAGGTTGTAGCCCACAGGGAACAGTTTGGTGGCTGGAAGGACACAAGAATAATAACAGGAAGAAGTCAAGTCATGGGGCTAATTTTCCACAACAGACACAGCCAGTGATACAGAATCATGACAGACCCGGCCAGCCCAGACCCTGACCCAGTCACCCAAGAAATAGCCAACTAACCAGTCATTTATCAGTCACTTACCCACTCCACAAATGAGCTGGTCACCAGCCTCCTCATTATCCAGCCAGTAAGCTAACAAGCCTTCCAAACTGGTCAGCATGCTAACAAATAATCTCCCAATTCACCAACTCACCAAAGTCAAGCTTACCAAGTCAGCCAAACAGAAAATCAATCAGCCCACTGACCAACCAGTTAGACAGCTAATCAACAGATCTCTCCAGCTACCAAACATTCACACAAAGAGCCAGTGATCCAAATAACCAGCTGACCATGCAAATTCAGCTGAAGAACAAACCAGCCAGTTGACCAATATGCCAGGCAACCACTCAAACATCCATTACCAAAATGCTAGCCAGACACTCAATCAACCAAGTCCCAAGCCAGTCAACTAGTCAGCCAACCCAATCAACTCTTAACACATCACTAGCTACTTGGCTAGTCAGACAACCAATTAGCTAATCAACTGAACAACTAGTCAAGCAATGAGTTAACCAACTATCAAACAAGCCATCCTTCTATCTACCTGCATACTCAGGGAACAGCCACCTAAATGGCTAGCGAGCACCAGGCCTGGAATGTGCACCATGAGCATAGGCTTAGGGTCCTTCATAGAGCGAGCAGATAACTTTCTCAGAAAAACacaatgagctgggtggtggtggtacatgtctttagtctcagcactcaggaggcagagacaggaggatcactgtgagctcaaggtcagcctggtctacagagtgagttccaggacagccagagctacacagtcaaaccctgtctcaacaaacaaatacacaaaatgaCCCCCcctccaaaacagaaaaaaaaagaaaagaaagaaagaaaaacagaatgaatAGGAGTAtaggcctggtggtgcaggcctgcaATCTCATACattctgaaggctgaggcaggaggattgcaagtgcaaggcctatgtgggctatggagtgagttcaaggccagcttagggcCAGAGACAGTCCGAGAAGGAAGAGTTGATCATGGCTAGGAGAGGGAAAGCCTTTTCTGGAGGAGCTAGGGAAGCCAGCTGTTAGCATCTCCTGGGCACTTCCTCTGTGCCAGAGCCAAGTGGTTGCATGCAGTCAGCAAGCAAACCTCCTCACAACAGCCCTGGGAGAAGACACTGAGCCCTGAGGGTGGATGATAAGGGCATGGAGGACCGGGCAGGGGAAGTCGCTTCTCACTTACCTTTCACAATGAGCATGAACTTCAGGGTCTCTGGGTAGTTTGCTTCAAGGAGGCCAAAGAACTGTGGAGCCAAGAAAGCCTCCTCAGAGCCCACaccttctccccttcccctcctttgcCGTCTCCTGCCTGGAGATTTTAGACAAGCTTTCCTTTTTGGTATCACCTCCATTGGCCTCACCTCAGACTGTTAGAACCAATGCTCATAGTAACCAATAATCATTTTAACAGCAGATGATAGTCATGTGACGACACATGGGTCAGCTGTTCAGTATCTGCCCAGCACTGTGCACATGCTTTACAGACTCATCAAACCTTCTGATCTCACTGTCCCCATTCTGGAGGTGAGGAATATGAAGCATGGTGGGGTCAcagggaagatggggggggggggggggtgggaggcagaTGACTTGCCCAAAGCTCAAAGTGTGGGAATGACAGGGCTGGgacagttttggttttgtttttttgttttttgggtttttgttttttgttttttggttttttgtttttttttttgtttttttttgttttttttttagctgaggatcgaacccagggccttgcgctagctaggcgagtgctctaccactgagctaaatccccaacctggctgGGACAGTTTGTGGAAACAGGCCCTGTGCTCTCCTAAGGTCTGCCCTGTGGACTTTCTAGGAGCCCTATTAAGGTTTCCTTTGGGAGCACGGGCTGGGAAGGAAACCACCTTTTATTGAATTGTGTTCTAAGTAAACATAAGGATCAAGCAGGCCAGGCTTGTTAcccaagagtgtgtgtgtgtgtgtgtgtgtgtgtgtgtgtgtgtgtgtgtgtctgtctgtctgtccaccccTGGGCCTCCTTACCTCCTGGTACACTTCCACCAGAGGTTTCCAGAAGTGCTTCAGTCCCAGACCCTCGCAGTCAAATATCATCACAATGGTTTCAACCTTCCTCCCCAGCTGTGAGGATGAGCAAGGGGCAGTGCCGGGGTCAAAGTGTAGTCTTGGGAATTGGTGACCCAAGAACATGACACCTCAGGATGCTTCCAAACCTCCACTCTGTCCTCAGAGTAGCAAGAGGACAAGAATGAAcgcatccacccacccacccatccacccaccccat belongs to Onychomys torridus chromosome 10, mOncTor1.1, whole genome shotgun sequence and includes:
- the LOC118592386 gene encoding SEC14-like protein 3 isoform X2, which gives rise to MSGRVGDLSPKQAETLAKFRENVQDVLPALPNPDDYFLLRWLRARNFDLQKSEAMLRKYMEFRKTMDIDHILDWQPPEVIQKYMPGGLCGYDRDGCPVWYDIIGPLDPKGLLFSVTKQDLLKTKMRDCERILHECDLQTERLGRKVETIVMIFDCEGLGLKHFWKPLVEVYQEFFGLLEANYPETLKFMLIVKATKLFPVGYNLMKPFLSEDTRRKIVVLGNSWKEGLLKLISPEELPAHFGGTLTDPDGNPKCLTKINYGGEIPKSMYVRDQVKTQYEHSVQISRGSSHQVEYEILFPGCVLRWQFSSDGADIGFGIFLKTKMGERQKAGEMTEVLTSQRYNAHMVPEDGSLTCAEAGVYVLRFDNTYSFVHAKKVSFTVEVLLPDEGMQKYDEELTPV
- the LOC118592386 gene encoding SEC14-like protein 3 isoform X1, whose amino-acid sequence is MSGRVGDLSPKQAETLAKFRENVQDVLPALPNPDDYFLLRWLRARNFDLQKSEAMLRKYMEFRKTMDIDHILDWQPPEVIQKYMPGGLCGYDRDGCPVWYDIIGPLDPKGLLFSVTKQDLLKTKMRDCERILHECDLQTERLGRKVETIVMIFDCEGLGLKHFWKPLVEVYQEFFGLLEANYPETLKFMLIVKATKLFPVGYNLMKPFLSEDTRRKIVVLGSNWKEGLLKLISPEELPAHFGGTLTDPDGNPKCLTKINYGGEIPKSMYVRDQVKTQYEHSVQISRGSSHQVEYEILFPGCVLRWQFSSDGADIGFGIFLKTKMGERQKAGEMTEVLTSQRYNAHMVPEDGSLTCAEAGVYVLRFDNTYSFVHAKKVSFTVEVLLPDEGMQKYDEELTPV
- the LOC118592386 gene encoding SEC14-like protein 3 isoform X3 translates to MSGRVGDLSPKQAETLAKFRENVQDVLPALPNPDDYFLLRWLRARNFDLQKSEAMLRKYMEFRKTMDIDHILDWQPPEVIQKYMPGGLCGYDRDGCPVWYDIIGPLDPKGLLFSVTKQDLLKTKMRDCERILHECDLQTERLGRKVETIVMIFDCEGLGLKHFWKPLVEVYQEFFGLLEANYPETLKFMLIVKATKLFPVGYNLMKPFLSEDTRRKIVVLGSKFWKEGLLKLISPEELPAHFGGTLTDPDGNPKCLTKINYGGEIPKSMYVRDQVKTQYEHSVQISRGSSHQVEYEILFPGCVLRWQFSSDGADIGFGIFLKTKMGERQKAGEMTEVLTSQRYNAHMVPEDGSLTCAEAGVYVLRFDNTYSFVHAKKVSFTVEVLLPDEGMQKYDEELTPV